A stretch of DNA from Campylobacter gracilis:
CTTGCGATCTTTGAAGCGCAACAGCTCCTTGCCGTATTTGGCGTAGCGGCCACTTTTTTTCCATGCATCCGCGGACGTCACGACGCTAAAAGAGACCTCTTGCGCGCCCGCAGCGTCCATCTCCTGCCTGATGACGGCGCAGATCCGCTCTAGCACTATCTTTCCTAGCGGCAAAAAATTATAAAGCCCGCTGCCCAGCTGCTCGATAAATCCCGCGCGGATCAAAAGCGCGTGGCTAGGTAGTACCGCGTCTCTGGGGGCCTCTTTTAGGCTTGGAGCGAAAAGCTTACTAAATTTCATTCTGTTTGTCCTTTTTCTCATTTTCTTGATTTAAAAATTTTTCGTAGTTTTCTTGCAGTTCAAAAATTTCGACCAGCGCATTTACCGCGTTATCGGCATTATCCGCGTCGCCAAGGTTTTTTAAATTTACCGTCGGAGCGTGCAGAAACGCTTTAAAAACCTGATGAATTAACTTGCGCGCCTCCTCTGCATCGCTGTGCTTTAGATAGCCCTTTTTAAGCGCCTTGGCTAGCTCTAGCTCGGCTACTTGCTTCGCGCTTTGGCGCAAAGCCTTGATGATCGGCGTAGATGCCGCCGCTTTGAGCCATTTGAAAAATTCATTCGTGCATTTCGCCACGATCGAGTAAGCGATCTGCGCCTGCTCCTCGCGAAGCAGCAAATTTTTCTTTACGATCTCCTCCAGATCATCGACGCTATAAACCTCGACGTCCTCGCTTTGGCTAAGCTCTACGTCGCGCGGCACGGCTATATCGAAAAAATATCGCTTAAAGCTTTTGGGCTCAAGCAAGCTATCGGTAATGATCGGCTCCTGCGAGCCCGTAGCGCTGAAAAATAGGCTATTTACGTTCAGATATTTTTTGAGATTATCAAGGCCATCGATTTTAATGCGGGATTGCGCCTGCGCAGAGGAATTCGCGAAGGGGGCAGAATTTTTATCACCTTTGGAATTTCCGCCTGCTATGCGAGATTCATTGCCGTCTGCGAAAATATCTTTATTAAAATTTACGCCGTCTTTGGAATTTTGTTTTTGCGCGACATTTTCGCCCGCGAAATTCGCGACATTTCCGGAATTTAAGTCGTCTGAGTTATTTCCTGCGCCGGGATTTTCATCCGCGCAATCTTTCGCATCTAAGGAATTCTCGCCAAGTAGTGAGGCGGCTAGCCTCTGCGCGCCGGCTAAATTTCGATTTAAGATTGTGATATTCGCGCCGTTTGCGAGTAGGTGCTT
This window harbors:
- the hemA gene encoding glutamyl-tRNA reductase translates to MAYMSVSFTHKNTDITVREKLSFSNDVRKKEILRLLASNSAIEECLVLSTCNRVEIFTAVSDFKAASKFVLLALSRVSGVSYDELAERADIYEDYGAIHHLFAVAASLDSLVVGETQIVGQLKDAFKFAKQNSYAGAQIARAIDEALKCAARIRNQTEISKNPISVSSVAVAMAKDRLGSLQGADAVVVGAGEMSELACKHLLANGANITILNRNLAGAQRLAASLLGENSLDAKDCADENPGAGNNSDDLNSGNVANFAGENVAQKQNSKDGVNFNKDIFADGNESRIAGGNSKGDKNSAPFANSSAQAQSRIKIDGLDNLKKYLNVNSLFFSATGSQEPIITDSLLEPKSFKRYFFDIAVPRDVELSQSEDVEVYSVDDLEEIVKKNLLLREEQAQIAYSIVAKCTNEFFKWLKAAASTPIIKALRQSAKQVAELELAKALKKGYLKHSDAEEARKLIHQVFKAFLHAPTVNLKNLGDADNADNAVNALVEIFELQENYEKFLNQENEKKDKQNEI